In the genome of Paenibacillus pabuli, the window AAGTCAAAGCCATGATGGGCGGGCGCGACCCCGTGAAAGGAGGCATTAACCGAGCAACGACGGATGCCAGACAACCTGGCTCTGCTTTTAAGCCGATTATTGCATATGGACCTGCCCTGGAATCTGGCCGCTTTAATCCGGGGAGTAAGCTGCCCGATCAACGCATGAAGTATGGCGGATATCAACCGAACAATTTGGGCGGGCGCTACAGAGGTACAGTAACGATGGCGCAAGCACTGGAAAAATCCATTAACGCTCCTGCTGTATGGCTGCTGCATGAAACAGGGTTGAATCAGGCGCATCAATTTGCATCTCGATTGGGCATTGAACTGGGGAAGGAGGATCTCAATCTGTCGATCGCCTTGGGTGGTTTGCATAAAGGGGTGTCTCCGTTAAAAATGGCCCAGGCCTATTCCGTGTTTGCCAATAATGGCAAGTTCAATACAGCACATCTAATTCGTGAAATTACGGATTCACGCGGCCGAACAATCTATGTTTTTAAGCCAGAGAACAAGCAGGTAATCTCCACCAGCACGGCAACGGTCATGACCGGCATGCTTCAAGATGTGGTCAGTCAAGGAACAGGAAGCCGGGCACAGCTGGGTCGGCATAAGGTGGCAGGGAAGACCGGGACAACGCAGGCTGCATTACCTGGTATAAGCAAGGAAGCGAATCGGGACTTGTGGTTTGTAGGATATACGAACAAGTGGACGGCCGCAGTCTGGGTGGGATTTGATCGTACAGATGCAGAGCATTATATGAGATCCGGAAGTGGTGTGGCAGCGGATTTATTCGCGTCGGTTATGAAGCGTGCTTTGCCATAAAAGAGAATGGTTTTAACGGATCCCGGATCAACATTGGCTGTAAATATGGAAGACCCGTGAAGGACAGCGTTTATCCTGTCTCCAACGGGCCTTTTATCGTTTAAATGATATTATCCATTACATTCATCAATTGTTAGGATTTTGCTCGCAACGAACCGGGTAAACGACGAATCATCTGGTTCAACACCTCGGACAATACAAGTCCGATCGCGATGGCACCGGATAACATGAGCGCTTTGGCAGCCATCTCCATGGCAGCGCCGTAATCATTTTGTACAAAATTACGCATCGCATTATACGCCAGTCCACCGGGAACGAGCGGAATAATGCCAGCCACACTGAAGATAATGACAGGCGCGCGAAACGTGCGGGAGAACAGCTGGCTTATGACACCTACCGCGATGGTCGCTGCCAGTGTAGCAGGAACGGCATCCGCAGCATATTCGAGCACAATATAGATGATCCAGCCGATCATGCCGACAAATCCACCGTGAAGCAGCATACGCCGAGGAGCGTTGAAAATAATGCCGAATGAGGCCGAGGCGACAAAGCTGGTCAGGGCTTGTTCAATAAAATGAAGCATAACCTGCAACTCCTCCGTCTTACGTAAAAAGTGAAAAAACAACAGCGATGCCGGTACCAATCGCAAAAGCCGTCAGAAACGCCTCGGCTCCCTTGGATAATCCGGACACGAGATGCCCGGCCATCAGGTCACGCACAGCGTTGGTAATCAGCAGCCCTGGTACCAGAGGCATGACTGAACCAATAATGATTTTGTCCCGTTCATGACCCGCACCCATATAGACAAGCAAAAAGGCGAGTAGTCCAATGACAAATGAAGCTGTCAGCTCAGCAAAAAACTTCACCAGTACCAATCGATGGAAGGCAATAACGGCAGCATAGCCGATCCCGCCGCAGAGTACCGCAGGGAGAAAGTCGCCCCAGCCTCCGCCGAACATAATGGTAAAGCACCCACTGGATAACGCCGCCGCAGTAAGCTTCACAATCGCAGAATAAGAGGAGGGCTGTCCTTCAATTTGCTGTAACAAAGCATGTGCTTCTTCAACGGTCAGCTCCCCTTGTCCGATACGTCGGGAAACAGCGTTTACTTCGGATACCTTGTGCAAGTCCGTAGTTCGTTCGGAAATCCGAATCAGCTTGGCAGGCTCGGTTGCATCAACCGAGAAGAAGATACCTGTGGGCACCACATAACTGTGCGAATGGGGAAGGCCCAGCGCGGCAGCCATGCGTTTCATCGTATCTTCCACACGGTAGGTCTCACCGCCGCTTTGCAGCATGATTTTGCCTGCCAATAGACAGATCGCAATCACGCGGGATTGTTCAGTATGATTTGTCCCAACCAGCTCCGTCTCAGACTGAGGCACGGGTGGAGGATCATGAGGGATATATTCCAACCGGATCAAGCTCCGTTCATATGAGATAAGGCTTGGTGCCGACACCATTGTATCATATTTCACACGTTAGAAAGGAAACATACCGCACGAACGACAGGACGTCACCCAGATTGCAAAATAAATCCTGACGTTTACATCCAAATGTTAGCCTATCGCGCTTCACTCCTTCACTCCTAAAACCCAAAAAGGCTCCGCTTCAATGGGCACTAGGGCACAGGAGCGAAGCTTCTTGGATTAAGCTGAACAACGACAGACAAAACCACTACATCAACAGCGTGATGACCAACAGCTCATACAGCACAAGTGGCAGAAAGGTTGGTCCAAACAAGGCACGTGGTTCAGGATATCCATGCATCGGCGTAACCTGGAGATACAATATTCCCCGATCTGCGCTGATAATGACACCTTCCCATACCTGACCATCGATATTCTGGACTTGCACCTTCTTGCCTACATGCTGCCGGACTGTATGATGAAGCATATTCCGCACACTTTGCACGGATTGGAGCATTGGTTGATTGGCTTGGTATACGACCCGTGCGGATGGTGTGGACGTGGATTCAGACATGATGCACAACCCTTCCTCAAAATAAGTTCTTACTTCAAGGTATGCATCTGCCTACAAAAGGTGTTTACACAAATGCCATCTCAAGGCTCCCGCGCCCATTTTCATAAGCCACTTTGCCCAGTGCGCCATTCACAAAGGTTAACTGTGGCGGGATGTGGCCCAGATCCACATCATACAGTATGGGAACATCCATATCTCCTAGAGCCGAAGACAGGGCATCGGTGAAATTAAAATCCCCTGTATCCGAATATCCGGCAGGCCGGCCGAACATGAAGCCTTTAACACCAGCAAACCAGCCTGCCTGTCTCATCTGCCACAGATGACGGTAGATATCACCCGCATTCATCTCACAGCTCTCCAGATACCAGATCGTTCCTTCTTCCGCACAATACTGATCAAGATACGCTTCAACAGGTGCGTAAGGCGTGCCAATCAGACAGGTGATTGTATCCATACAGCCGCCGATTAACCGACCTGAGAAGGTAACCTGTGAGTCTGTTGAGTCCGTCCCCACAGGCTGACCCAGCTGTTTCCAGTGGGAAGGGGTATCCAGATTAAACCCGGCTAACTCCGGTTTCCATTCCGATTGATAATGAGTGGAGGAAGATTGAGTAACCTGCTCTCCCTGGCCAGTTTGTAATACATCAATCCAGCGGGCGGTCACCGAATCGAGTTCATTGGATCTTAGATCTACGTAGTTCGTTCCATGAGCTGTAGCCGTCCCGGTGATCAGGGTATATGCAAATAAAAAGGTGCTGATATCTGAATATCCCATAACCCATTTGGGCGGCAGCGTCTTAAAGGCTTCCCAATCCAGCAGGGGCAGAATATCCATAAGGAACTCTCCACCCCACGGAGGGATAATAGCCTGAATCCCCGGATCGCGGAAAAAAGCATTGATCTCAGCAGCGCGATCTTCCTTGGAAGAACTTACACATTTGGCGTTATGCCGTAAAAATTGGCTTTCCTGAACTCCAAAACCAAGGCGCTCCATATTATGCCTGCTCTCTTCAAGGTAATGATGCAAGGATTCACTTACACCGCTGGAGGGTGCAGCCACGCCAATAGTATTTCCCGGAGCAAGGGGTTGCGGGTAACGGATCGAACGGTTATTCATTGTGGAAACACCCTTTCCTGTGAACATATCGATTTAATGTAGATGTTTGATATTTTCATTATAGTGCATGACTGCTTCATGTGGCTTGTTGGTATGGCTGCTCACATGTTCTTTAGGGAGTCACAGGAATCTCAATGGAGAAAGGTGCACGACTTTGATCAGGGTAAGAGAATATTTCCATGGTCAGATTTCCTTTAGCTGCGGCTCCATTTTTAATGACAACTCTTGCTTCAGAGACGGAAGGGCTCCAACCTACTTCATTAATATCGAAAGGGTTTCCTTTGCTGTCCTCGATATTGGTAAATGATAGCCCTGAAGTAGCATTTTGAGCGTCTGCAATTGAAAACTCGAGGATCAGATTTTTGCCCTGGACCGTGCTTTGCAGCAATTTCAAACTCGATGGGCCACCTTGTATTTCACTTGAAGATGGATCGATGCTGATAACCAGTTCATCCTTATCCACCGCTGAAAGGCCAGATCCCTGCAGCGTCAATTTTTTCGGAGTGGTGAAATACATGCTTTCAAAAAAGACAGAACTTCCAGAGCCTGAAATAGAGGAGGAATCCGTTCGCCATGCTCGGCCTTGCTCATCTACCAACTGCAAATCACGAATTCCGAAGATTTTTTTGGTGTTGTTCGGATCATATTCGATATCAAGTACGAGGCGAGTGGGATACAGAACGGCCTCTTTTACATGGATACGCTGCCCGTCCACGGTCATTGTTTGGTTTACGGGAATGATTTTTTTCATGCCTTTTGTTAAGCTGCGATCCACTGGGAAGGTGACCTTCCACTTATTATTCGGTTCCTTACCTCGTTCCTTAAATACAACGGTCAGCTCTTGTGGCGGTAAAGATTCTGTGAATGAGACATCGATTTTATCCTCGTAAACGCCATTTTCTGAAGCTGGTTTAGGAGAAGAATAACTGAATCCAACAGGAAGATTTTTACCATGCTCATCAAGCAAATCGATGTCATACATACCTCTCTCCGGATCTTTCAATCCTTTCATCGTGTAAAAAATGACCATGCGTGATTCGTCTGTAATGATGCCTTCCACGGTCACAGAAGCTCCATCATGCTCGTCGGTTACACCGACCTTCTGCAAGAGGGATTGATCAATCGCCATCATTAATCCTTTATCCTGGCGAATCATGCTGACAATGCCCTCCATGCCCGGCAGTTGCTCCACAAAGGACGCAAAGGCGGGGGAGACGCGGATACATCCCGTAAAGACAAGGATAATTGCAGCTGTCGAAATGGAGCTCATAACCCAGCGCAGCCGGGACTTGCGCTTGCGCGCAGCCTGACGGATTCCGGCCTGTACAGCCTGGTATGCTTCGGCATCCGGAACAGACATGGCATCGTACTCTGTTTTACGAGCATTAAGACGCTGTTCCAATGCTTCTTCATATGACTTCATCTCATCGCTCATGATGTTACATCTCCTTTCGTTTCAAGTTGGTTACGGAGCTGTCCGAGTGCCCGGTGCAGTCGGGATTTTACGGTTCCGGTCGGGATTTCCAGAATATCAGCGACTTCTGTTAAGGAGAAACCTTCGAAATAACTTAGAATAATAATTTGTTTGCAATCCCGAT includes:
- a CDS encoding threonine/serine exporter family protein; the protein is MLHFIEQALTSFVASASFGIIFNAPRRMLLHGGFVGMIGWIIYIVLEYAADAVPATLAATIAVGVISQLFSRTFRAPVIIFSVAGIIPLVPGGLAYNAMRNFVQNDYGAAMEMAAKALMLSGAIAIGLVLSEVLNQMIRRLPGSLRAKS
- a CDS encoding threonine/serine exporter family protein, whose amino-acid sequence is MLQSGGETYRVEDTMKRMAAALGLPHSHSYVVPTGIFFSVDATEPAKLIRISERTTDLHKVSEVNAVSRRIGQGELTVEEAHALLQQIEGQPSSYSAIVKLTAAALSSGCFTIMFGGGWGDFLPAVLCGGIGYAAVIAFHRLVLVKFFAELTASFVIGLLAFLLVYMGAGHERDKIIIGSVMPLVPGLLITNAVRDLMAGHLVSGLSKGAEAFLTAFAIGTGIAVVFSLFT
- a CDS encoding S66 family peptidase, translated to MNNRSIRYPQPLAPGNTIGVAAPSSGVSESLHHYLEESRHNMERLGFGVQESQFLRHNAKCVSSSKEDRAAEINAFFRDPGIQAIIPPWGGEFLMDILPLLDWEAFKTLPPKWVMGYSDISTFLFAYTLITGTATAHGTNYVDLRSNELDSVTARWIDVLQTGQGEQVTQSSSTHYQSEWKPELAGFNLDTPSHWKQLGQPVGTDSTDSQVTFSGRLIGGCMDTITCLIGTPYAPVEAYLDQYCAEEGTIWYLESCEMNAGDIYRHLWQMRQAGWFAGVKGFMFGRPAGYSDTGDFNFTDALSSALGDMDVPILYDVDLGHIPPQLTFVNGALGKVAYENGRGSLEMAFV
- a CDS encoding DUF4179 domain-containing protein — encoded protein: MSDEMKSYEEALEQRLNARKTEYDAMSVPDAEAYQAVQAGIRQAARKRKSRLRWVMSSISTAAIILVFTGCIRVSPAFASFVEQLPGMEGIVSMIRQDKGLMMAIDQSLLQKVGVTDEHDGASVTVEGIITDESRMVIFYTMKGLKDPERGMYDIDLLDEHGKNLPVGFSYSSPKPASENGVYEDKIDVSFTESLPPQELTVVFKERGKEPNNKWKVTFPVDRSLTKGMKKIIPVNQTMTVDGQRIHVKEAVLYPTRLVLDIEYDPNNTKKIFGIRDLQLVDEQGRAWRTDSSSISGSGSSVFFESMYFTTPKKLTLQGSGLSAVDKDELVISIDPSSSEIQGGPSSLKLLQSTVQGKNLILEFSIADAQNATSGLSFTNIEDSKGNPFDINEVGWSPSVSEARVVIKNGAAAKGNLTMEIFSYPDQSRAPFSIEIPVTP